A window of Benincasa hispida cultivar B227 chromosome 9, ASM972705v1, whole genome shotgun sequence genomic DNA:
gcattgcttgtctataagttaaatagcagCATCTAattgcctgagaaggtaagagatggaacgcactaagcaaggttcgcattgttcctagagataggcacaattttatgctcaatgcaaccacacactatagagatatagtcatgcggctgaccatcgagaggtgtgatgcgttaatgcaatgAGTTGGGATTACtagggcgatttaagatagtaaatattactatgcgttattggttgttgtgtctctacttattctcattgcaagtcttctatagctcaatctatttagttaggagtaggagtagtatgtaaaacatttaaaccttcttcgctttatttttattcttattcatcgTCTCAAACGCATCACCTcataaatattattgagtgataaatccccgtgttcgaccttggattacccaagaaacttgtgtttgtgttatacttggtgcaagcataagaaaacttatgataggaacgcatgatcattgcatgctaagattaacgcattatcattccgacgcatgacctcagacgcatgggagcAAACGCATCAGTTATGTCTAACACATGATTTCAAGTTCAAACCCATCCGtccttaaataaaaaaataaaacaaaacaaaacgcgTCCATAAATTATCCCAACAAGAACattgcggtcgacttgctaaagaaaatctttagcttagtCTTGAGAagaagcattgtttaaatttgggggtgtgataacgggcagaaatgcacattatcatagtgctaagttcttaaacaatgttggcttgcattgataaaaaatgttagattgcgtccaaaaagcatcaagttcataatattgcagtcgcatgcgttcatcgcataggaacagttaatttctgtatttttatgcaaaatatgcgttgacgcaaggtggaaattgcgatcataggaaatcattggtcgagcgcaataTTATCACAAGGCTTTTTGGTGATTTTGTTTGCAAATATTTGCTCAAGAAGAATTGGTGCAACTTGGTGGACGTATCTGGGtaaaaggcataattaatcgtgAAGGGACAGatagctgatgacggtcgaatccgaattaagctgacagccactaacgataacaagtacattcagcttttcggtgacaaatattcggcgcatcagttagggaattaaagtcatcccatctgagcaatcataagagagaagccgccttcacactgaagctctataaataccagaagcattcttcagaaaaggggttcaccagttTGAAAATTCATAAGTTCAGATCAGTTAGCTCAGCAcgcctttgtccatagttttttctttttattttaaggctgagcacaagaaaagtaaagactggagatcgctcagggcaacttgagagagaaccttgaggcgtagaagcagagagcgggccgactctcgtgagagcaagattatcttttgaacacgagtagaaaaatagtgtaaaagcctgggcaacaagagattgctaccaggctctttattctatcctTGCATTGTtgttctgtacttcatctttatatttatacaatggaagttcttattctacatctgttcactctctttgcacgcatgagtagcttacttgtcgaatgggttgagaataactaagctaacatgacctaagaagttcattgcttgtgattatcttgggttatgctgtgccaaatatccctttagagctactcgagagagagtctgaagaaagaacctaagactcaagagagctaggttaaaatctagactcgagagagcaagattactgtataaacaagagatagggacttagagataagctctgtttgtcaacctgcatcgcatgcatcctaaagataggaatgatattatgtggtcgccttatttgtgtgtgtgtcattttgtcatcgtataaataagaatagatgcttatgtataggtcctatagacttatcgcatatatcgcatgtgttctagccttagaagtcgtggcattcgcaccgagaggtggtttatgttgtatgcatgttgcatgatcgcatagcatgaacgcatcctaggatgtgttagccgaaacttttctcaacccattcaccgcatactcatcgcatcttccgtttattcaactcttttcaaactccgccgcatttgtttatttttcattatcgcAAACAAtaaacctcaacaactattgatttatttgattaccgcaaggttttactaaaaattaccactgcaACCTATTTTttcaagtccctgagttcgaccctggacttactaggaaaatcagtggagtttacacttagatttcattgagaaaacttgagtgctcaatgcattttcatcatcgcatttcatccacatttccacatcataaaaccACGCACCAGTTGCACTCTCTCAAATGCTACATTAAACCTTTGAGCGCTCAGCGCAGTGCATAGCTTACACAGCCGAGCTCCCACTACaagggcatttttgtaatttcttcttctctttgaaGGTTGGTGCTCCAAACTtcttttttactcttttttatcTTGGTTTTGCTCCAAATGATTGTTCTACCCTTTAATtactcaatacctacaaaagaGGATAATAAGCATGTAAAAATCCACAAATGAACTAAATTGAGCTAAGGAAAATAACACTTTTATGGTGTTATCAGTATCTTAGATCTTTGTAATGAAATATTATtagaatttattatttttgcacttttattaaatttattttgcatttaattACTTTTTGTTGAAGATGTTATTGATATATATCTacatagaatttaattttattaaacgtttttattaattttaacacttcaaaaattttataatcaccaaaaacaattttatttagaatttaatttatatttatattattctttttaatatataaaataaaaaaacaattctCACTTGTATGAGGTCATTCGATTTATTTATACtataaattctttataaaaaatcaacttattgatattataacttttcatttttaattttgagtcGGAGGCTTTAAGGTAGGACTCCCATGAGACCATTTCAGGGACCGGATAATTTCGCTTAGATTTGCGTTCTATGCGCCCCTTTTGCAACTCAGGTTCGTTAGGGCACGACATGTATTTCATTCAAAAAATTTCGCTTCTTCCATAAAGAGACTTGATGTTTCCACTCACATGGGGCCATTTCAATCATTAAAAAAGAGTTcgttgacatttttttatttcgAGCACACCTTTTGCAATCTAAGTTCATTAAGGCATGGAATGTATTCTATTCATAAAATGATGCTTTCTCCAAAAGGGGACTCGGTGTGATAAGAAAATATGTGACACATTGATGAAAAAGTTAGAAAGTTTCTTATACAAGGTAAAGCGTTGCAACCTtccatatttattatatattttgtgtctTTTGAAACCTGAAAAGGTTGCAACTATTTAGTATGAATAAGAATTTTTAGCTTAGCCCTTATATATGTGAAGATATCACTTAATCTTTTCTCTTATCAATATGGCTTCTTTATGAAAACTTGAGGTTTCTACTCATATTACCCTCATAAAAAAGTTAGTAATAATTATGAAGAagcaagagaaaatgaaaatttatgacacaaataaaaaagaaaaagaaaacaaagatgGAATTCGAAAGTGGATAAGGTTTATGATTAATTAGgagtaattaaaattgattacgTAAATTTGGAGGCTTTGGCCAGCCAATGAAAGCGCGTCCAAGTCACGTGAGGGGATGTGCAATGAACGCAACAAAAAAGGGATATCAGAAAACCGGATTCCTTATATAACCGCGCGTTCAGACCTAAACAATATTTGGAAGTAACGGatacttttattatttaaaaacaattatcattaattttatgaaaagatTCTGCTTGCTAAAATGCTTTCACACTGAGGACTAGTGCGAATATTCCACGTTTCTTCCCTTTCACATTGcttttagtattattttttccaattttgtctTTTTGGAAAAAAGTGGGTagattgcttttttttttatttttagaatttgatattatatttgatagtatgagattttatctcaaaattaattaacaatagGAAGAGTAGCTGCCTGTGTATCTTATAAGGAATATGAGTTCCTCTAATTTTTCTAATGTAGAATTCTCAACAAAGAGCTTCAAAATGAATAAATACTTTTATTAGTGACAAGACTTGAATTGCTATTACTTGATAATTGAGATATCTCTTATGTGCTTCTTAATATTCACTAACACTTATGAGAAATAATGGCGAAGCTTTAtaatcaaaatttgtaatatgaCTTAGAAATAAGTGGCATATTAAAAGGTAATATATGTATAAGATATCTCAAGATGcacatatttttttccttttgaaaaggtattgtaattaaagtgtgggatAAGGGAATTTCCTCATACCACGAGGTTGATAGTATGAATactatgtcagttgagctacgctcttgttggcTCAAGATGTACATATATCTATGCATCATTTGTCATTactcacatataattaaattaaaatatattaaaaaataagaaaaattattttaaattctaatactgctgaaaatatttacaaaatataacaaaattttggaattatgaatgatagacgttgataaacattgatagactcAGTGTGTCTATcgacatctatcattgatagttttaaaattttactatattttataaatattttgattattttttttatatttaaaaatagattaaaaaaataaaatgaacaaataatttttaacatatacaagGACAAGTGCTCCAGATATACCTAACTATTTTTATATTGGACTTTGGACTAGGGAAAGGACAAGTGAGTGGGCGAAAGTAAGTATCATGGCTGTCGTCACTGACCGCCTTTAACCGGTGGGAATTGCTTTGATTTAGCAACTTTTGAAACTGACCCGTCCCTTTCCCAGTCAAGTCTCCCATTCTTCAATCCTACGTGGCACCCCAACCCTCCACCGCACTCCTTTATAAGAGAGGGAAATCATATTTTACCCAAATTCCCAAGTTCCTTTTCTTTCTGCTTTTTTCATTCATCCAAATCCAAGATCCTCTATGGGCAACTGTCTACGGCGGGACGACGCGGTGGCGCAGTGGGCCGGCGAGGACTGGGATTTTCTTGCGGCGGAGGGCCACGATGGTCAGGAAGGGCTTCTCAGAGACGGCGAGAAGAAAAAGTGTTCCGCGGCGGTGGCGTCCACAACGGCGGCGACGGTGAAGATTAAGATCACGAAGAGGCAGCTAGAGGAGCTTTTGGGAAAGGTGGATATTAAGGAAATATCCGTACAACAGGTTCTGGCTCAGTTGATCGGCGTCGGTGATCAGTTTCACGAATCACGCCATCGTCACTGGCGGCCGGTGTTGCAGTGCATACCGGAAGTTGATTGATCTGCGCCAGCGACGGCGaggtgtttttctttcttttttttttttttgtacttgtAGTGTGGCTTTCTGTGACAGTCAGCCGGAAGTAGATGGTCAGAGTTGTAGCGGCTGCCACTGGGGAGAGGAAGTCTAGATAATTGAATTGTACATTTTGTGCaggttataaattttttatattattacaCATAATAGACTTTTTGTATATtattaaatgattattttgGTTTTATACTTTGATTCCgtccattttcaaaattgaaaattttagttgTTTAATAACTTTTGAAATTAGGCCATGTTTATCAAATCTTAATGAAAATTGGTATAATTGTAATagaattttattgataaatcaATTATGATGAACTTGAATCGCAGAtgtaattgaatttatttttatcacatttacttaaaattatgaattttatcaaatttattgTTACCGTTACATTTACCTTTACCTGTCAGAGTCAAGCGGTAACAGTAATTGTAAAgatgccaaaattaataatttttcatttgaaacAGTAACAATAATGGTAACCATATCGATCCTAACGATATGGCGTTTCTAGGTGATAGCACTCGAAAATTGCTAATTTCCCTAGCTTAATTTGGCGTCGTTAGTGGATTTTACTTGTTTATTATACTAATTTGTAGGTTTTGAGTAGCTAAAGAGTTGAATCGATAATTAGAGCGGAAGCAAGACTTAAATGATTAAAAACGAAGCTTTTTGGAGCATTAACTGTGAAGAAAGAGGGTGAAAAGACCCAAATGCCCCAGGTGTTGGCTTTtttgcccttaatctcaaattaattaattaattaattaatcaatattttgatgataacaaactcaatttttaattactgaaaattttagtattttaatatgtccataacgtagagctcggaacaacgattccaacacctcttgaatcactcaaatcgaagCTAAAACGAAAACGATATGACCGAagcaagtctatagagaaaatactgtggtggatgacgtggcatgaCCAGATCATTTGCATGtcgacatgtggcagcatattggttgaatgatggatcattaagagattaacatatgatggattttttatttttggattgatttaaaaaatgaaatttaaaagaaatttaaaaggaaaataaatttaatattatttttatgtttgtatctaacggctagttttttacgcatggtatgttttttttttttggattgactctaaaaagaatgaatttaaaatgaattaaaaggaaaatgaatttaatattatttatatttgtgtctaacggctagtttttgacacatgatatgttttttattttttagattaattttaaaaagaaaaggaatttaatattatattttgtttgtatctaacgactagtttaatttaaaatctccaccattgatttttcttttctaaaatctaatggtccaaattaattgtggtttctaaaaatttttccatctataaatcatcttcctctccaaattttacatttcataatcttCCAAAACTCAAACgtttccattgttgctctctctaagctcccaatttttttttcttttcatcttattcttgagagagtgttattgtattgtgaggataaatttgttgaatgcTTAAAcatgtaaatccactctagtgagagttgtattgtgttcttcaaactaacatttgtaatggtttgatcctaaatcgtggaaaggatcgagttttctcttgaacccgtaaaaggagcggtggtgtaatggttgggctctaatttgtggaaagagt
This region includes:
- the LOC120084782 gene encoding uncharacterized protein LOC120084782; translated protein: MGNCLRRDDAVAQWAGEDWDFLAAEGHDGQEGLLRDGEKKKCSAAVASTTAATVKIKITKRQLEELLGKVDIKEISVQQVLAQLIGVGDQFHESRHRHWRPVLQCIPEVD